A window of Hordeum vulgare subsp. vulgare chromosome 5H, MorexV3_pseudomolecules_assembly, whole genome shotgun sequence genomic DNA:
GCAAAAGAGAGCAACATTTCACAAAAACAagttatgaagatctttatcatgAAGTTGAAAAATGAGGCAAATAAAAGACGCGGCTATTTTGACCTGAGCTCAAATGAGCCTGCCTGAGCaataaaatcataaaaaaatcaaaacaaattaaaaaatcCGATTTATTTTTTTGTGAGAAACATTGATAAAATTTCAAGTGCTTGCAAAATTTCATCATGAAAAGACATTTGTGGTAGTCGcggcaaaaaaacaaaatcaacgcTTCAAATATGCTTTTTTGAAAGCATTTTGAAGTACTGATTTTTTTTTTGCTGCGGCTTTCACGAATGTCATATTAAAGTGAAAATTTGCTGGCCCTTACAACATTTGTTAAAGTTTATCAGAAAAAATCTTATATCTTTAACTTTTTCTATTTCTTTCGAATTTACTGTTCACCCAAGCTCATTTGAACTCGGGAGCAGAAGGATACTTTCGGCAGATAAAGATTTACTCAGAAATACTACAAACCTGCTGGCTAAGGAATACTGCGGCATGTTCTTCTTGTAGGCGGAGAAAACTGAACTCGTACAAATTCTTCCTTGTAGCTAACACTTTCATCACATGACTCTCGACATGTGTACACAACTATTGTTGCCCAATCAACAGGATCTCGTTCATTTTCAACACGGAAGTAATGGAGCAGTTGAGCCATTAGCTGCAAGTACATGTAATGGAAATaaatataagtggaatggagcaaAACCAAAAACAAAATATAGCTATGCAATCATTTCTTGTCAAAAGAGAAGCAAATATGCCCTACAAAGAGAAGAACATTGTGTTCAACATGGTCAACATGGATATTTACGAACTTTCTACTCACTTCCCTACAGTAATAATCAAATATGTTATCATATTACATTTTCCTTATATAGAAGAAACTATTCAGGAAATGTTTTTTTAACAAACTTAGATACAACCATGTAACTTGCTTATATACAATTTCCTCAGATACAAGCACGTAACTTGCTTCAAATTGCCACATTGCCATGTTTTAGAATTACATCACCAAAGACAGTAATAATATGCTTTGAGTAACACATGCATCACATAAACAGTAAGGTACTCATCAGATACGCATATCAACaagtctttttttttttttgacagAAAATAATAAACTGGAATAGTTCATAGAAACTGAAAGCTGTCCAACCTGAAATTCATAGCGAAGTTGCCCATTACAATATATGCACAAAGGGATATCATCAAATGTCAGAGACCCGGTTGATACCGCCCAAAGAGGTTCCGAATCTTCTTTCGCACAATACCTGCATGACAAAATAATTAAAATTATGGCTAACTTTCTTTTGCAAGGGTGCTGATCAACCTAAGCGTTGCCAGATCTAAGCAAGAGTTTTGGATGAATGTTAAATGATAAACTAATCAAAATTAGAGATGTAAAATCTAATCAAGTAGAACACATGCTTTGGCTGACCACACCACGCGTCCAATGTGTCACAAGACATAACACTAGTGGCGAAGCTTGACTTTATGAAGAGCTAATATATGACTTTATTAGTACCTCTTGGATCACAAAAATAAATTATGAAAAAATAAATTGAAATGGTAGCTCCGCAAGTGTGTAGCACCTCGTCATGGCCAAGGAGACACAAGCCACTAGTGGAATAAAGATATGCATGGGAGGTGTGGATATTGATAAAATAAGATTTTACATTGTTGTGGACTGAGATTTTTAACGTTGCAacagtttattttgtttttgttgcaaaGCCGCAGAAATGCATTGCCGTTGCAAAGACACAAGCCACGGAAGTGTAGTATAAACAATAACCAGAAGGCCCACTAAACCCTAATGATGACCAGAACACCAGCACCCACATAGTTTGCTTCAGTGTAGTGGAGGCAGTGCATCATGTGCAATAGCAGTCGTGGCACAAAAGTAAGACCTAACTCAAGTTTTCTCGATACAAAAGGGAAAACACAATTTAAGCAAACAAAATTCTAGACTTATTCACACTCAAAcaaaaaagacagaaacaaaaGTTGATACTCATTCACACCTCAAGACTTGAGGCTGTCTTGAAAGACGGTCTATGAAAGATGCCCAGCGTgtattgtcctcatcatcctgcacaAGTTGTGGTATTGTACTAAATAAATACTAGCATTTGATTACAGATATGGCAGCATAGGCCAGGACGAACAAAACCTCAAACTGATCCATGAATAACTGCATCATGGCATCTGGTTCGACTTCTCCTTCTACCACCATCAGTTCTGAATTATCCTTGACATAACAAGTCGGACATGATGACTCAGGTTCCTGATCCACCACATATTCAGGCCATGCATGGCCAGGAAATGCTGCAAATCGTCCAAACGGCAACAAATTAAAAGGGAGGTAAGACGAAGACCTAAATAACACTGAAATAGGCAACAACCTTTCCCTTCGACTGGTAGTTCAAACAACCTTTCCCTGCAACCTGGTATCTGAGAGCAATCGTTCTTGTGACTAGCATTCCAATGCAATTCCTGAATAACATTACAGAGAGAATCCCACCAAAACAGAGATATTTCAGTATTCAATCAGGAGAGGTAAACAGATAATGCTAAATAAATATGGTGAGAACCTGTTTGGTACCTGATGCTTACTAGAACAGTAGCTTGCTTCGCTACAGTGGCTGCACAAAATTTCACCTTTCCATGTACCACACCAATCACAAAGCCGAGCATGGTATGCTAACAGAGATATTTGAAAGACAAAATACACGACTGAGTGCCTTGCTTAACATACAGTACGCCAATTCAAAGACACAAGTAAATCGGTGCATAATTTGGAGACGAAGTTGTCAATAATATAACGGGAAACTTGTGCTATACAGTAGCATACTCAGTAGCTGTCTGCACAACTTTAAAAGCTAGTTTTGCAATGAAGTTGAAACAAGGAGAATTGCAGCTTCAACTGCACAAACATGTAAAACTAAAGCAAGCAAAGCTACCACCTGAACATTGTGATCCCATGCATCCCTTAGGTTCTTCAGCAGTATAAAATGCATTAATTCTCGGCAGCTGGCACCTGAAGACCTTCACACTGCAGGAGAATTCACCGCAAGCAATCAAGACATGAAATGTGAAACTTTGGGCTAACACACTAGGACAATCAACAGCTATGCATGCCACCAATACCTCCTTCTAGGATTTGCTGCCCTGTCCTTCACCTGCTCACGCTGGTCTAATTGTAAGCATGACATGGATGGACACATAAACACAAAAAATGTGCGATGGTAGGTCGTGTCCTTCCACCCATCTGGAGCGTAGAGCTGCACGTGTGAACAAATTTTGTTGGCAATCCTAGACATAAACAACCGGCTAAGTTAAGCTTTAGGAATGAAGCAAACCTGCAGGACAAAACGCAGTGGGTCACTACAGAAGTCACAGCAACTGGATTTTCCAGATGGCAAATTGACAGGATCAAGCCAGGCCTGAAACATGCAATACGTTTCCTAGAATTAAATAACAGTTCAAATGGCAACACGACGTAAGGCAGATATGGCACATATGAAGCAAAAGTGTAGTCGTATGCACCGGGGCACCGCCAGCTTTACTGGGAAAGTGTTGGGGGAGAAGAGAATGCAAGTGTCCGGGTTCCTTTGGTTTCCGCAAGACACCTAAGGTCACTTCAGGCTCCAATTCCTCATAATCATCTTCTAGGTAGTCCCTTTCAAATATGGCGTCGGGGTCTGTTTCCTCCTTGGTGTCATCGTGCATCTTTCGGGGCACATCTGAGGTTATGTCAAGATTTTGAagcttgctgctgcaaacttccaTGTTTCCTGGCACTTGGCAGCAGGGCAATTGACACTGGAGAGGGTGAACGTCGGCAACCTAGCtgataaaagaagaagaaaaataagaatgagAAAAATTATCACACGGCAAATCTCATGAGATTTCTGCAAGGACCTTTGAGCTGCAAAAGACAACAGCAAGTAAATCGAGAGATTGACACTAACATTATGTAAACAAACTCCAACCCCACCCTGGGCTGTTCTCTAACCTATGCATATGAGGCCGAGTCACGGGAAAAGAACGGACGATTTTGGGTTATTACTCGGAGCCAACTGAAAAGAATTCACTATTTTAACAATCGCAGCAGGCTAATATCTTAACAATCAGAACGAGGTGGCTCCATTCTTGCTGGCATTGCTCAGTGGCGAGCGGCCGCGCTGGTCGGGTGAAGAGAGAAGCCTAGGGTTCCAGAGAGAGGCAGTTAATAAGGTTATAAATTGGGCCGAGACATAACGCCCGTTCGAAAATGTATTTATGGACGGCCCAACTTACATGTAACGACCGACCTGCACCGCAACGCGTACACGGGAAACCCTATTTAGCGCCACAGGCGTCGGTTAAAGGAACATTTTGCTAACCGGAGCCTGCCGCGCTCCaccatgggccggcccatttagAGAACCGATCTGTGTTTTAGTCCGTGAACTTTTTTCTAAATCAATGAATTTGTTTCAAAATCGGTGAATTTTTTGAAAATCAATAAACTTTTTTTCGAAATTAATGTACTTTTTTGAAAATCGTTGAATATAATTTAAATatgtgaactttttccaaaattaatgattttcttaaaaatattgatgactttttttcaaaatcaatgaaattttttgaaaatcaAAGATTTGTTTTCGAATTATGTGAACTTATTGAAACACataaacatatttaaaaaattggtgaacttttttaTATTCATTGAACTATTTCGCAAATCTAAATTTTTATgaaattctatgaactttttttctatttttaaggACCAACACATTTTACATGAGCCGACCCACAAGAAGGAGCGCTACAGGCGTCGGTTTGCCTAACCGGCTATGAAGGCACCGGCGTTTCCTATTTCGAGCTACAGGCGCCCTTTAACATGCATTTTTTTCAAATGGGCGCCTCTGGTGCGCACCACATGCACAAACTCGCCAACCATCATGCCACGTTAACCGATACACTGACGGTCATATTTTTCACCTtttctaatactccctccgttcctaaatataagtcttttgagAGATTtgactaggagtcta
This region includes:
- the LOC123398216 gene encoding programmed cell death protein 2-like produces the protein MGSQCSAYHARLCDWCGTWKGEILCSHCSEASYCSSKHQELHWNASHKNDCSQIPGCRERLFELPVEGKAFPGHAWPEYVVDQEPESSCPTCYVKDNSELMVVEGEVEPDAMMQLFMDQFEDDEDNTRWASFIDRLSRQPQVLRYCAKEDSEPLWAVSTGSLTFDDIPLCIYCNGQLRYEFQLMAQLLHYFRVENERDPVDWATIVVYTCRESCDESVSYKEEFVRVQFSPPTRRTCRSIP